The Rhodothermales bacterium sequence GACGTCCAACTAACGACCACCCCTTTTGAATTGTTGCTCCTGACAACGTGCGCGTGCCGCCGGGAAAAGGACTTCTGATCAGGCTTCGGGCGTCTCTTCCGCCTCGACTCTCACCTTCACCTTCGCCACCACGTCGTGATACAGCTTAATGGTGCCTGTGAAGACGCCCAGCGTGCGTATATCTTCGTCCAACTCGATCTTGCGCCGGTCGATCTCGATTCCACGCTCCGCCAATCCGGCAGCAATCTGCTGTGCCGTGATGGTACCGAAGATCCGGTTCTCCTCGCCCGCTCGCGCCGTCATGACCACTTCTTCCTTCTCGATCAGGTCGCGCAGTGCCTCGGCATCTTCCTTCTGCTTCAGGATCTTGTGCGCG is a genomic window containing:
- a CDS encoding 50S ribosomal protein L9, whose product is MKVILTQDVDNLGERGEIVSVKPGFGRNYLIPKGMAFVATDSVVRHQQELRRQAAHKILKQKEDAEALRDLIEKEEVVMTARAGEENRIFGTITAQQIAAGLAERGIEIDRRKIELDEDIRTLGVFTGTIKLYHDVVAKVKVRVEAEETPEA